One Urocitellus parryii isolate mUroPar1 chromosome 8, mUroPar1.hap1, whole genome shotgun sequence DNA window includes the following coding sequences:
- the LOC113198419 gene encoding gamma-aminobutyric acid receptor subunit rho-2 isoform X2 produces the protein MPKPSNSYKKNLDMTKIGTGKPQQLLRVDDHDFSMRPAFGGPAIPVGVDVQVESLDSISEVDMDFTMTLYLRHYWKDERLAFPSTSNKSMTFDGRLVKKIWVPDVFFVHSKRSFIHDTTTDNIMLRVFPDGHVLYSMRITVTAMCNMDFSHFPLDSQTCSLELESYAYTDEDLMLYWKNGDESLKTDEKISLSQFLIQKFHTTSRLAFYSSTGWYNRLYINFTLHRHIFFFLLQTYFPATLMVMLSWVSFWIDHKAVPARVSLGITTVLTMSTIITGVNASMPRVSYIKAVDIYLWVSFVFVFLSVLEYAAVNYLTTVQEWKERKLREKVPCMCGMPHSKTMMLDGSCSESEANSLAGYPRNHILTEEEKQDKIVVHLALGSESSSSRKRGLLKGQVGLRLFQNTHAIDKYSRLIFPASYIFFNLIYWSVFS, from the exons GCCCTGCCATCCCAGTGGGTGTGGACGTGCAGGTGGAGAGTCTGGACAGCATCTCTGAAGTGGACATG GACTTCACCATGACCCTGTACCTGCGGCATTACTGGAAGGATGAGAGGCTGGCCTTCCCCAGCACCAGCAACAAGAGCATGACCTTTGATGGACGGCTGGTGAAGAAGATCTGGGTCCCAGATGTGTTCTTTGTTCACTCCAAAAGGTCATTCATTCACGACACTACCACTGACAACATCATGCTGAGGGTGTTCCCAGATGGTCATGTGCTGTACAGCATGAG GATTACTGTCACTGCCATGTGCAACATGGACTTCAGCCACTTTCCCCTGGACTCCCAGACCTGCTCTTTGGAGCTGGAGAGCT ATGCATATACAGATGAAGATCTGATGCTGTATTGGAAGAATGGGGATGAATCCCTGAAAACAGATGAGAAAATCTCCTTGTCTCAGTTTCTGATTCAGAAATTTCACACAACTTCCAGACTGGCCTTCTACAGCAGCACCG GCTGGTACAACCGACTGTACATTAACTTCACGTTGCATCGACACATCTTCTTCTTCCTGCTCCAAACCTATTTCCCTGCCACCCTGATGGTCATGCTGTCCTGGGTGTCCTTCTGGATTGACCACAAAGCTGTGCCCGCCAGAGTTTCACTAG GCATCACGACGGTGCTGACCATGTCCACCATCATCACGGGCGTGAACGCCTCCATGCCCCGCGTGTCCTACATCAAGGCAGTGGACATCTACCTCTGGGTCAGCTTTGTGTTCGTGTTCCTCTCGGTGCTGGAGTATGCAGCGGTCAACTACCTGACCACGGTGCAGGAGTGGAAGGAACGGAAGCTTCGGGAGAAG GTCCCATGCATGTGTGGAATGCCTCATTCCAAAACCATGATGCTGGATGGAAGCTGCAGTGAGTCTGAGGCCAACAGCCTGGCTGGGTACCCAAGAAACCATATTCtgacagaagaagaaaagcaagataAAATAGTGGTCCACCTGGCCCTGGGCAGTGAGTCTAGCTCCTCCAGGAAAAGGGGGCTTCTCAAGGGCCAGGTGGGGCTCCGCCTCTTCCAGAACACCCATGCCATTGACAAATACTCCAGGTTGATATTCCCTGCCTCCtacatatttttcaatttaatttattggTCAGTGTTTTCCTAA
- the LOC113198419 gene encoding gamma-aminobutyric acid receptor subunit rho-2 isoform X3, protein MTKIGTGKPQQLLRVDDHDFSMRPAFGGPAIPVGVDVQVESLDSISEVDMDFTMTLYLRHYWKDERLAFPSTSNKSMTFDGRLVKKIWVPDVFFVHSKRSFIHDTTTDNIMLRVFPDGHVLYSMRITVTAMCNMDFSHFPLDSQTCSLELESYAYTDEDLMLYWKNGDESLKTDEKISLSQFLIQKFHTTSRLAFYSSTGWYNRLYINFTLHRHIFFFLLQTYFPATLMVMLSWVSFWIDHKAVPARVSLGITTVLTMSTIITGVNASMPRVSYIKAVDIYLWVSFVFVFLSVLEYAAVNYLTTVQEWKERKLREKVPCMCGMPHSKTMMLDGSCSESEANSLAGYPRNHILTEEEKQDKIVVHLALGSESSSSRKRGLLKGQVGLRLFQNTHAIDKYSRLIFPASYIFFNLIYWSVFS, encoded by the exons GCCCTGCCATCCCAGTGGGTGTGGACGTGCAGGTGGAGAGTCTGGACAGCATCTCTGAAGTGGACATG GACTTCACCATGACCCTGTACCTGCGGCATTACTGGAAGGATGAGAGGCTGGCCTTCCCCAGCACCAGCAACAAGAGCATGACCTTTGATGGACGGCTGGTGAAGAAGATCTGGGTCCCAGATGTGTTCTTTGTTCACTCCAAAAGGTCATTCATTCACGACACTACCACTGACAACATCATGCTGAGGGTGTTCCCAGATGGTCATGTGCTGTACAGCATGAG GATTACTGTCACTGCCATGTGCAACATGGACTTCAGCCACTTTCCCCTGGACTCCCAGACCTGCTCTTTGGAGCTGGAGAGCT ATGCATATACAGATGAAGATCTGATGCTGTATTGGAAGAATGGGGATGAATCCCTGAAAACAGATGAGAAAATCTCCTTGTCTCAGTTTCTGATTCAGAAATTTCACACAACTTCCAGACTGGCCTTCTACAGCAGCACCG GCTGGTACAACCGACTGTACATTAACTTCACGTTGCATCGACACATCTTCTTCTTCCTGCTCCAAACCTATTTCCCTGCCACCCTGATGGTCATGCTGTCCTGGGTGTCCTTCTGGATTGACCACAAAGCTGTGCCCGCCAGAGTTTCACTAG GCATCACGACGGTGCTGACCATGTCCACCATCATCACGGGCGTGAACGCCTCCATGCCCCGCGTGTCCTACATCAAGGCAGTGGACATCTACCTCTGGGTCAGCTTTGTGTTCGTGTTCCTCTCGGTGCTGGAGTATGCAGCGGTCAACTACCTGACCACGGTGCAGGAGTGGAAGGAACGGAAGCTTCGGGAGAAG GTCCCATGCATGTGTGGAATGCCTCATTCCAAAACCATGATGCTGGATGGAAGCTGCAGTGAGTCTGAGGCCAACAGCCTGGCTGGGTACCCAAGAAACCATATTCtgacagaagaagaaaagcaagataAAATAGTGGTCCACCTGGCCCTGGGCAGTGAGTCTAGCTCCTCCAGGAAAAGGGGGCTTCTCAAGGGCCAGGTGGGGCTCCGCCTCTTCCAGAACACCCATGCCATTGACAAATACTCCAGGTTGATATTCCCTGCCTCCtacatatttttcaatttaatttattggTCAGTGTTTTCCTAA